ATATTTGTATAGACATTATGACTCAGCGCAACATTACTTGATCTAGTGTGGTGCATTTACTGCAGGAGATGAACCAAATTGAGGCTTATACAGTAACTAAACGCGACGCAAAGGAGCTTCTGGAAAGCTATAAAAAACGTTTCTTGGTAAATCGCTTATCTACTGCCTTTACTTCGATATTCTTTATCCAAAAGTTGTTTTATACCCATATTCACCGCCATTGTTTTCTTTTTGCAGTCTCAGGTTTGAGCTCTGCCATTACACAGCATCCACAATTATGCAAAGCTTACTGCTAAACAGTTTGTATGTGAATTAAATTGATGTATCACTGAAAAAATCAGTTTAACCAAAATTTCATAGCCTTCCTTCTACTTTGGCAGTCTAAGGAGAATGTCAAAAGATTTTTGAAATGCAAGAAGTTTCTTTTGGCATTCATCAGGCACATGAAGTTTGATTTTGCCCCCAAAACTTAATGCCCCTTGACTCAGAGCAAGCAAGCATGCTTAACAAAAAAAAGAACTAAGCATGCTTTAAAAGAACGAAAAGGGTCATATTTACCCTTCTGCTttcaaatattgttcatatttacCATCCTCACCATTATACTTTCGCAAAAATATGCCCTCCATCCTTTAAGAGACCGGCACCCACTAATTAATTGGACCTCGGTTAGTTGGCAACCAAAACTTCCACTTGTGGGTGGAGGTTTGTTGATTCTCACCTTGTAATCCCCTCCCCCTTTATGCATAGCAAtctgttttatttttgaaaaagatgatATTCAACTTAGTGGTCTGAGCTCAAATTGATGGATGACTTGGTTTAGCTACATCTTGAGTTCCTCTGGGTCCATGGTTGTGTTCTTGCATGACAATAGGTGAAGATGAGCTTTGTTGTAGCCTGGTTCGTAGTGGGACAATAAGCAACTAAGTCTAGCAGCTGCCACGGAGTGGTATAGTCGAGCAATTGGTCAATTGGCTAGTGAGCCGGGGGAAAAATTGAATCAATATGATTTTAGTCAAGAACTTTTTgttttgaccaaaaaaaaaaaacaagatttTAATCATGAGAAGTGACACAATCAATATTGTTAAAAAACGTTCTATTCTTGCAGCATTTAAGAAACTAATTACTATGATAATAGCTGAGAAAGTTATTTCTAAAAATCCTGAACTTCTAGCCACACAAGGTCGTATCTCAATGCAGTTTATGTTTTAGTTCTCTGTTTTAGCTAAGATGTTAGTAGTTGCTACAACTTTTTTAATATGTGACCAACAAGCTTTTTTTAATCAACTAACGGATGATAGGAAAATGAAAAACAATTAATTGGCTCAATTATTTCCACcaccatcccccccccccccaccactcccccaccccacccccaaatccaaatccaaacaaAAACTCAAAACAGTCAATACCAGGTAAGTAGAAATTGGCACTCCATATTTATAATTTTCTGCAGACAACATAGCAACAAAGTAATTGGGGACAATTTCATTCTTTTTTTAGAGTCACAGGTTACATTCCAAAAACTCTGGTGTATATATCGCCAGACCTGGGCGCCTGGAATATCATATCTCCATATCCAGCATAGAAATTTTTAAAACCTAATCTCTCATTTTTCTGGAGTTCTGTCAAGCAGTCTACTTCATTACTATGATGGATATCGCGGAAACTATTGTGCTGGAAGCCATTAAAGATGTTACCATTGGCAAGCTTTTGTTGTGGAAATTGTGAATAGGAAGATGGATCAAAACTTTGGTGTTGGTTCACCATCGATGAGAAGCCATATATATCATCTAGACCAAAATATTCATCCCCGCCATGACCAGGAAATCTTTGTAATTGATGAACAGACGGTGTTTGTAAAGCAAAAACTTGAGAGAATTTCCCTTCTTGATCTACAGATTTTTGTTGCATCAAATGCCAGATTCTTGCCTGGTCTTCAAAGGCTCTCCTCTGTGGCACACAAGCTGACCCGTTTTCCAGGGCAGAGATATCAAAACCATTTGTTGGCTTGCCGCTTCCACAGCTTGATATGGCAGGTTCAACAAAATCAATATCACCTGCACTGCTAATACTTCCAGTTGATGGTGTGTGAAGCAGACTTGATGAAGAACTATTTACTAAACGACTTCCTGTAGAAATAACAGCAAAAGAAACTATATATTAACTTCACTCACAACAAACCACAGCTTATCATGCAACGAAAAACTGAAATGTGGTTGTTACCGGAGAGAGATCGTCCTATTTCATCGGATGAAGCAAAACCGCGAAGCAGATCCCCAGAGGGCATCGAGAATCCAGGTGGAGCCAAAACTTTTGGTCTAGTGACTGTTAGACAGCTCAGAAGTTTCAGTATACGGAAACCAATAAACTGCAACATTTTTCAATAATGTACCACTCTACTACAGTACAAAGATGCTCAAAAGTATGAAATAGAACACTACGGTGCAGCAACTGGTTCAATTAAATAACAGAGGTCACCAGAAATGCATATGTATATATAAACCCCTTACATTAAATCCCTTTGTATTTCCTCATTAGTATACAATTTGAAGCCTGGCAAACTTACCCGATCTTCCTCCCTTGAGAGCAATACCAAACAAAGCAAAGATAATAATTCCATTTCTCAAGCTACTTGTGCTAATAGTGTATTTATCTATTTGAATGATAATAGCAATCAACTATAAGCCAGAAAGCTTGTCAAACTATGACAAAATGTCTTTATATATATTAACTGAAACGTACACAACTTGTAAATACTATTGCCAGTACAGGTTTTAATGTACTGATGAATACAATATTATCATTATCAAAAACTATATTAACTGAAAGAAACTAACACATTAACACAAAGCAGAGTTAGGAAATCAAAGATAGTGTCATGTTTTATTCTAATAATTAAAGAATGAAAAGCCTATAGATAAGCGAGGATTTGACTAATTTCAACAGAAAATAGTTTTAACATGCAAGAAAATAAGGTGCATGCAGCAGCAAACATCTTAGAAGATCCCAATTTTATAACATTCTTTACTGATTTTACAGAATTCCTATCCAATAGGTACATTAGAATAAGTAACATAAAATTGGAAAGCCActtgaaagaaagaaaataagaagaaaatcaaTTAAGGATAAATACATGTTGCAAAATCTGTTTTACTTGATAAAATAAGGAAAAGCTTTGCCGACACTTACTTTGATACGGAGCCTTCTGCACATACTGATCCTTGTTCTCTCTGAAATCTTGAGGGATGGATGAATTCTTTGATACCTGACCAATATTACTAAAAGGAGACTCTAAATCACATCCTTGCCTTGAAAAGTCATCTTGCTTCACAAAAGAGAACCCTGATTGATCATTGTGCAAAGAGTTCCAGGTAGCACCAAGCTTCCCATCAGATTCATTATACACGCCAGCAAAGCTACGACGCAAGGCCATTGAATCATCACATGAATCAAAGTCTATTGACATAATATTTGAAATAATACTGCTTTCTACAGCATTGAATGATGAATCCCCATAGTTAGTCGAGTTATCACTATCAATCCTCCGTAGGTGCTGCACTATTTCTTCATTGGAGAATGAGGTAGAACTTCTGTAAACCCTATCAGATTTGACAGATCTTTGGAATTTCATATCATGTAATCCTTCATTTAATATTGCATTTACACACGAAAGTGGCAGAGAAGCTTCATCCACTTGATTATGTAAAGCTCCATAATCCCTTCCATTGCCACTAGGACtatatgacttatgtacaaatgAATGATCACCAGAGTCCTCTGTGGATTGAGCAGAACGAGATGGCATAAGAAAAGCCCTTTGAGCCACACTATTTGAATCCTTCGGTCCTTGATCATCAGAAGATATATAATGTTCCCTGAATGGTTCATCAGAAAATTCAACAAAATTTTGGTTCCCCCACATATTATTGACAAGGTGCGAAGATGGAACTTTGAACACAGTTGTGTTCGGATATGTTTCACGACCATGATTATCATTAGTAATGGTTACTGAAGATAGGTCAGAAGATAAATCCAAAATCCTACAATCATCACTGCTATTTCCATCTCTCTCTGCACCTGAAGTGTTGGACCGTCCAACAATATCTACAAAAGTTGTCATTCGGTTCGGCACACCAGCATCTACATCCTTATCATAAGGAATTCCATGAGCCGTGTAGCTACTGTAATTCATTGCATCATTTGCTGCATCCTAAATCACATAAAAGCTTTTGATGAACATGTTTGCAGTTCAAACCAAAGAATCCGTATACACTATAAGAAAAATACAGCGACTTTTGTGCTGAAACATGAGAACTATTTTTCAGATACTGTGCTAAAAAATTAACAACTCCACAAGCAGAACCAAACACCAAGGTTTCTTACACTTGTTGCATTTCTAATGCTAGATTTCTCAGTCGATGTATTCGATAATTCATCAATCGGGGGTGGCAAGACATTTCCTGAGCGATTCATCGTATTACTAATGTCACCAACAATTTGTTGAACTCTATTCCTGAATAACCAACAAAATGAAACCAATGCTTAGACATACCCAAGAGAAATGTACCATTATGCAACGACAACAATACATAAGACCCTTTAGCTAAGACCATTACAGATATATAAACTTCAGGAACCTCTGAGGTCCACTAGAAAAAACCCACAGGGCATTCCTTCAGAATATCGAAGATTTTTCAAGTCCCAACATTCAATTAGCGCAAGAAAAAGAGCTTgtcaattcccatatattctgaTAAATGGGAAACGAGGACAACACAAACTGCCTCCTCATTATTTATCCACTAGTCTCTCTGCACATGCATTGCACCACGtgtatcctatatatatatatatatatatataaaatatctaTACTAAAATATATTTCATATCATTTAAGAAAGAAAGACTAAAGATACATAAACTAAGAGTGAATAGAATAGAAAAATGATTCTATCAAAATATTTGGAAAAACTATTGTCGAAGAAATGATTATTTAACTCACAAAGGAGTAAATTAGAAATCCATCAACACAATTTATTTGTCATATGTTCCTTGGACTAAAAATTTTAGCAAGACATGCCAAAAGCACATAAACTAAAATATGAATAAAGTAGAAAAGCGACTCTACCATAATAACATTAAAATAGTTAGAatcaaaaacacaaaaaataattgCATAAACATAAAGATAAGTTAGTTTCTCGGCATGTGCAGTGCACGTGTATGCCAAGTCATATAGTACATCATTTTATAATAGAAAATCAATATTGTTCCTCTACAACTCATCCTTGTACTATTGCATAAGCCATTTGAGGGTCCAAATGTTTAAGTAGCATGATAggtgtatttctttcaaactaacCTGTTCAAGGAAGCATAGATATATATAATTTCTTATTAGTGTTTATAGTCACATAAGTGTGTATGTACATAACTGGAGCAGAAGGATGAAGAGAGCAGAACTTTTATGTGTCAAAGAATATATAATCAACCCACCTAAAGTTTGTTTTGAAGTTTTGCCTCTAACTGCGAATTACCATAGTTTAGTTATGTGATATTTCTAATACGTAAACATCTCGGTCCAGGAAAAGCCacaaaaagagagagagaaggcCTTACtatcataattaaataaatgtgtTTGAGAACTGCTAAAGTTCAATGCTTAATGTAACAAAGATGCCTGTGTCGAATACTTGAATTACTATCAGAATTCAATTCTCACTTGAGAATTGCAAACTTGCTAAAGCATAATGCTGACAAAGACGTCTGTGCATGTTCATTAGTTAGGCTTTTTCTTTTCTCCAAGGGTTGTGACTTTTAATGAATGACGATTTGCTAATTAAGAATTGTTAGTAGGAAAATAgagtatttaaattatttaaaatgacatttaagtaaccATTTAAATAATTAGACAGTTATCCTTTATTTATACGCTAGTCATCTCAAATACTAACCATTCAGAGAATATATCTCAGTTGAATAATTGTAAACAATGATTCAGAAACTAATTAAggtaaaattataataaaatcaACGAAAGAACAAAACCAAGGAACTTACAACTTGACTTTGCTAGGAATTAGGTATGGGAAGATAGAATAGTAATAGTGCCAAAAAGCTGATAAAGGAGATTAGGAAAAATTTAGTAAGAAAAGACTAAGTGAAAAAGATAAGAATTTGGTGGAGTAGAGTTTGGATTCCACATGTTGCTTTAATGGTAAAGACCGAAGATTGAGAGAAACTGGGGTTCTGATTTTTTGAGAGAGCAAAATTTAGATGAAGGCATTTTGGAAAAGGCATCTGGCGCCAAAAGGGTGCGATTGTTGAGAGAGGCACGTATGTGTAGGGTTTTctgtttgttttttctttaaaaaaaattaagtgaAGGGTAATTTCATATTAAGCTACTAAAATAAGGATAATTTTGTAATTTGACTTTTAGCTAAAGGGGTTCCAGTTTTTAATATATTGTAGATAGATAATGAATAATCCTCTTACTAGAAAACTCTTAGTATATTAGAGATACAACTACTAAAGTACATTAGAGAGCCCCTAGTGTGAAATATCCTAAAGTACCGAGTATTGAAATACTATGGACCCAAATAGAGCATTTATGATATTGAGTATTTCATAAAGTAAATCCAACTAGCTTGGGATTGAGGCGTAACTGTTGTTGAATAACAAATCCTTTATGATCTCACCCAGAAAATAAACAGGTTGGCATTCATCAATTCTCTGAAGATTATAAATTCACATAACAGTATAAGGCAAGAGTTTGCATGTTTCATCGGATATTATCATGCAACTTCAATGTCAATCGCAAAAAGTTTGAGATATTAAAAGAAAACTACTGAAGCACATTGGGAAATAGAACGTACACTCTTTCAATATGGGTAACTACAATTTGACTTCCCTCATTTGTCGATCATGACTACATGAGAACATTCAAGAGACCTTCAGCACCTTTAGGCAGCCTACGACACATAGTTGGCCAAAACGATATCTCTATTAAGGTACAACAGGACTATCATTCTTGTCAACCAAATATCAAAATCAGATACTTGGAATACCAGTTTCTGCATGTAAAGCTTGCGGACCACATATTGGATTGTCAAACGATTTCGCTAGTATTGCTAAACTGAGAAACTGAATGTTTCTTTTATGCACTATGTTTCATCCCACCCATAAGAGGACGCTGGAAAAATAAGACAACTATAATTTCTTATCAGTGATGCAGTCATATACTGCCCTTTCAATTTTAACCTAAAATTGCATGCGCACATCAAAGGGCGATAACACATTTATATTGGAGGCTAAGAGGAATTTCTGTGTGCTTAATACCTTGTATGAATTGCAGCTACATCATCTTTACCAAAACtatcttcatcagcaccaatgcTATgcaaatatagacaagaaggattaccgcaaggctgGACAAACGAATAAAGCATGTCAACACTGGTTATTCATTTGTTCGGTAAATTATAACATGCGCTCATAAAGGGAGTGATAGGAAAAACGGCGATCACAAAAGCATGCGCTCCATACCATGTTTCTCAACCACGCATGACAGTACTTTGCAGTCCCAAAGGATGCTCTGCATAGGCCATTTTCACTGTCAAAAAATGACATTATGCCTGCATGACCAAGAATGTAAAGGAGGGGGTGTAGATGCTTACCTCAAATACCTACCTTCCAAGACAAAACCATGTACAGACTGAATACATTGTACGGCTTCCTCTTCTTTTGAATACGTAATATATCTGCAAGAAACAAGATGCAGAAAGAGATCGAATATGAGATCGACAATCTTGGGGGGGAACACATACAATCAAATCAAAATTGAACAGTAAATTATGCACACTTTAGAAATGCACAAGTATATGACACTGTTATGATTATCTGAATACACCAGGAGTCCAACAGTTTCAACTTCCATTGCATTGAAACAAAATCCAAACTAAACCTTCtatccccccccccctctttcAGTTTAGGCAACTAGGTAATTTTAACAGCTTCCACAATTCCAGCCTCTTACAGATCATGTATCATGGCTATGGCCACCTTTCAATTAAGCACTACCAATTTCGCCTCTTTCAAGTTTCAACTAGTGATACAACAATAGTTATTATCTTGCAACATCCTGATTGAAAACTttttaaaataattgaaaaaGGAACTACAAGTTAACCATTATACGCTTTAGTAATATTCAACAACCCAACACCGCTGTCAACATTGTGAAAACTGGCTCACTTTTTAACCTTAAACTTGAAAATTTCTTCAGAAAGAATTCAGAGATTTGAGTTTTTCTACAACAGGACTTAGAAATATATATCCCAAGCTAAAACCAATTCAAAAAGGAAAAGCAAAACAAAAGAACATACATATCCAAGGTATAATTTTTTGAGATGGACATAACCAAAGTATAATTGTTAACAAAAGACTAACTAGGCAAAAAAACAGCTGAGGGTACAAGAACCTACAATTGAAAGGATCATAATAACTAGAACATTATATTAGTATTAATGCAACAGTGGAAATTTCAGGAAATGAATGATTGTCAGCAAGACCAATAGGAAGAAACCCAAGACACTAGACCATAGcaacataaaataataatattgcatttgaaaaaaataataataatgccCCCAAGGCCTAGCTCAAGTGGCAAAGGGTGGTGGATTTGTGTCTTAGGTCACAGGTTCAAGCTCCCACACCATGAAAAGcaaagcctggtatttaagtggagaagggtagaggggcggGCCCATTATCCACAGAGTTTCGAAGGCTGCGATTGGTCCAAAGGATCGGCCCCAAACAGATTTCTcggtcataaaaaaaaaaaaaataataataataataatattgccCTAACACAGAAATAAGATCTAAACGAGGGACCAATCAGAATGAAGTAATGGGAACATATCAAGGTACTGGGTACATAATAtcagagaaaaataaaaatgaacTCCCACTGTTTGAGACAATACTTGGACTAATTGAATCTAAGGAAACAAACAGCCAATAACAGCAAATCCCTCAGTAATAAACACCTAAAAACCAAGATAACCAAGATATGAATCATTTACTCACACACTACAGGTATCATTAACAAATTGCTGGATTGCACCGCCAGTAGTCCGAGACAGAGAAATTTTAGTTACTTTTCCATACTGCCCAAAATATTCTTTCCGCTTTAAAAGCTGCTCAAAAGTAAGAATCATCAGTAGGGAAATGGAGAAAAAGAAATTTTACTATAATCACAAGGTTAAGAAAAATTGGAATAAACAAAACCAGTTGCTTCACtaaaagatataaaataaaagaaacaaaaaaagaaagataCAGAAGCAATTAGCAAGGCGTAACACAAAAAAAAACCATACATCTTCATCTGCAAGACTAAGAGGCAGCCCAATCACATATGCCATTTTACGTTGAATGACCCGAGCATTTGTGAGATCCTTCTTGATTTCATTAGATTTTGGCTTTGCTTTTGATTGTTTGCTTTTTCGGTGGACATTGTTGTTCCCTGCTCTGTTTGAAACTAAATGTGTGTTACATTCCGTCTCCAAACACCTTCAAAAGTAAATTAGTCACGAGGGGAAAAACCTCTCAATATTTTCTTGCATTTTAACTACTTTCTCCTTTTTGTATGTTGTTCGACATGCAGGACATCGACCCTCTGACTCATCTTTTTCTGCCATGTCCATTATGTGATGCCAACACCAAAGACACACCTGTagtaataaaagtaaaaaagaagcaattaaaaagaaaacAGTTTATATATTTGAAATTCTATATCTTAGAATGCCTTCCTTAAATATCATATTATCAAGCGAGCTGTCTTATCAAGATTTCAGCAATTACCTAATAGTGGGGACAACATCAACTACTTGGAAGTGTGATAGCTAAGATATATCTTATTTATTCCTTTCAATTGGCTTTAGATAGCTGAAAATTCTGAACTGGATcaaaatttaaacatgaaataATCATTTAGCATTGGTTTCTCCAGCTGAGGACGACAATTCTGATATGCAAATAGATTAACAACTGCTCACAACCCTCTACTGTTTTGTAAATATTAAAGATGACATTAAGAGTATAACCAAAGTCACGTATACTAAGGAACGAATCTTTTACCATGTTCTTATATCAACTTGTAAAAAGCGTGCTACAATGAGAAGAGCTCAAGAGAGCAATAGTTGCATTTTTTTATACATAGAAGAGCATGAGGTCATATGGTGGTGCCAAAGCCCGCAAACATACCACCTTAACACAATTAGCTATTCCAAAAGGTCACAAAATCCACAGTAAAAAAGAACTCCAGAAAGTGTTGCTTGCGTTTTGATGAGCAGTTAAGCAGCTGGATCacaatttttttttatgaagCAATGACTAGCAGCTAAGTCACACATATCATTCATAAATTAGCACTAAATGTGTCTTCTACAATTATCAGATAATTGCAAATCACAACAATCGAAATTATAATGAAAAAAAGCTAGAGAATTGATACCTGATAACCACATTTACAAGGCTTAAACTGCTGATCTGTCCAGTCCATCTCTTCGGCACAAAGAGGACACCTTTTCTCTTCTTCATTGCTCATGATTGCCCTGTAATATATTTCAAATTTTACGTAAACcataaattcaattaatttctACTACATTGACAGCTGAACACATTAAAAGTAACTCTCACCTACATTTTCTGCAAATCTAGTACATTTATTTTAAAGCGAAAGCAAATACTTCAAAACCCTAATTTAAAGGTAAAAATGCCACAGTTTCCATTACAGATCAGAAAATTTGAAAATACATAACCAGATTCAAATGCACTCAATTGCCACATCGCATGATGTGATTCACACATACATACACATATGCATTTTCATTAAGAAAATTGTGCATGCATAAATTTTACTCTTAtcgaaataattaaaataaaaaagcgAATTTTACATACATTTTAGCATCAAATGCAAATGTGGAATTGAAAGTTAGGGTTTTGAAAGTTTTCAGATTTGCAGAAAAAGAGCGTAAAATGGAGAAAAGAGAAACAAACTTACAGTGACTTTTGATGATGAAGAAAGAAAggcagaaagagagagagagagagagagagagagagagaggcgaAAAAACAACTGGGTGAAGAGTGCGGCACACAAAGGATTGAATTGAAAGGCACAAGATTACAGATAGAGACCGCTTTTAATGGTTGGCTTCTGTTTAAATTGATGAAATCTGACTtttgtattattattttgtttttattataGTCGGTAGcgggaaaataaaaaaaatgaaaaataagagtCCCGCTTTGAGGAGGGAAAAGGAAAATAGATAGAGGGGGAAAGGGACCACCAAGCTTTTCGATTATCCGAATGTTAGGACTTATAGGAGTAGTTAATTGAGTCTTTAAAGAGAATATAACTTGTCTAAGATCTATTTTTGTGCTTTGTATTGTTTGTACTAATCGTTTTGGTAAGTTGCTAGGTTAAGAAATAAAACTTGTATCGGTACAAAAAATTTATTCGGATATAATCTTAAGTTAAATATATTTTGGTCCAAATAAATGTTATggactaatataattggattaattacttaAGTCCAATAAATATTGGTTGGGCTAGACCATTTAGTTGAGCTACAAGTGATAAGCCACTTTATTaggcccaatatgtcatcttcaTAGGGGCCCAATTTGgtaccacgtgtcaaatgacttggcacgccaagtcaaatgaAAGATCTAATAAGATTGTGCCACCTGTTAAAATGACAAGGTATgccaaattaaattaaaagaccAATAAAAGCGcaccacatgtgcaagtgacatgttctagcCAACAAATGCGGCATtgcttcaatctgattggtcagaaagagtttgttctcatcacaaTTCTtctctcccacaactataaataagggTCTTCATAACTGAGAAAAaggaccagaagttataacaagaagcaagaaagagctcgtggatcaaacgttgcaaattcctccacaagtttcaagcttcaagaaatcaagttcaagctcaagaacgaagaacaaatcaagattgaAGGAGTacaagttcaaatcaaagttcgtgctagttgaattaaagatcatcgttcgtgacaacaaatatatattcaaaatcaagctcaaaggcccttgaatttatttactgttgaaaagaagaatcagaggaatcatagagattgtaacactcaaatattatttgaaataaaatactacaattgttgtaatattttcggtgttgattttatttttctcgacgcaaatttattgtctacaaattctggcacacccagtgggacaatc
This region of Nicotiana tomentosiformis chromosome 4, ASM39032v3, whole genome shotgun sequence genomic DNA includes:
- the LOC104095563 gene encoding uncharacterized protein isoform X1; the encoded protein is MAIMSNEEEKRCPLCAEEMDWTDQQFKPCKCGYQVCLWCWHHIMDMAEKDESEGRCPACRTTYKKEKVVKMQENIERAGNNNVHRKSKQSKAKPKSNEIKKDLTNARVIQRKMAYVIGLPLSLADEDLLKRKEYFGQYGKVTKISLSRTTGGAIQQFVNDTCSVYITYSKEEEAVQCIQSVHGFVLEGRYLRASFGTAKYCHAWLRNMPCGNPSCLYLHSIGADEDSFGKDDVAAIHTRNRVQQIVGDISNTMNRSGNVLPPPIDELSNTSTEKSSIRNATSDAANDAMNYSSYTAHGIPYDKDVDAGVPNRMTTFVDIVGRSNTSGAERDGNSSDDCRILDLSSDLSSVTITNDNHGRETYPNTTVFKVPSSHLVNNMWGNQNFVEFSDEPFREHYISSDDQGPKDSNSVAQRAFLMPSRSAQSTEDSGDHSFVHKSYSPSGNGRDYGALHNQVDEASLPLSCVNAILNEGLHDMKFQRSVKSDRVYRSSTSFSNEEIVQHLRRIDSDNSTNYGDSSFNAVESSIISNIMSIDFDSCDDSMALRRSFAGVYNESDGKLGATWNSLHNDQSGFSFVKQDDFSRQGCDLESPFSNIGQVSKNSSIPQDFRENKDQYVQKAPYQITRPKVLAPPGFSMPSGDLLRGFASSDEIGRSLSGSRLVNSSSSSLLHTPSTGSISSAGDIDFVEPAISSCGSGKPTNGFDISALENGSACVPQRRAFEDQARIWHLMQQKSVDQEGKFSQVFALQTPSVHQLQRFPGHGGDEYFGLDDIYGFSSMVNQHQSFDPSSYSQFPQQKLANGNIFNGFQHNSFRDIHHSNEVDCLTELQKNERLGFKNFYAGYGDMIFQAPRSGDIYTRVFGM
- the LOC104095563 gene encoding uncharacterized protein isoform X2 encodes the protein MSNEEEKRCPLCAEEMDWTDQQFKPCKCGYQVCLWCWHHIMDMAEKDESEGRCPACRTTYKKEKVVKMQENIERAGNNNVHRKSKQSKAKPKSNEIKKDLTNARVIQRKMAYVIGLPLSLADEDLLKRKEYFGQYGKVTKISLSRTTGGAIQQFVNDTCSVYITYSKEEEAVQCIQSVHGFVLEGRYLRASFGTAKYCHAWLRNMPCGNPSCLYLHSIGADEDSFGKDDVAAIHTRNRVQQIVGDISNTMNRSGNVLPPPIDELSNTSTEKSSIRNATSDAANDAMNYSSYTAHGIPYDKDVDAGVPNRMTTFVDIVGRSNTSGAERDGNSSDDCRILDLSSDLSSVTITNDNHGRETYPNTTVFKVPSSHLVNNMWGNQNFVEFSDEPFREHYISSDDQGPKDSNSVAQRAFLMPSRSAQSTEDSGDHSFVHKSYSPSGNGRDYGALHNQVDEASLPLSCVNAILNEGLHDMKFQRSVKSDRVYRSSTSFSNEEIVQHLRRIDSDNSTNYGDSSFNAVESSIISNIMSIDFDSCDDSMALRRSFAGVYNESDGKLGATWNSLHNDQSGFSFVKQDDFSRQGCDLESPFSNIGQVSKNSSIPQDFRENKDQYVQKAPYQITRPKVLAPPGFSMPSGDLLRGFASSDEIGRSLSGSRLVNSSSSSLLHTPSTGSISSAGDIDFVEPAISSCGSGKPTNGFDISALENGSACVPQRRAFEDQARIWHLMQQKSVDQEGKFSQVFALQTPSVHQLQRFPGHGGDEYFGLDDIYGFSSMVNQHQSFDPSSYSQFPQQKLANGNIFNGFQHNSFRDIHHSNEVDCLTELQKNERLGFKNFYAGYGDMIFQAPRSGDIYTRVFGM